From a single Octopus sinensis unplaced genomic scaffold, ASM634580v1 Contig02485, whole genome shotgun sequence genomic region:
- the LOC115227263 gene encoding uncharacterized protein LOC115227263 has protein sequence MASQWEQWPKAEALYCLAQDRNLFFGEAKPNCNHCGSARKTVDHLATRCSRMLHGSYMRRHNEIVRCIHLHVCRQYGIKKCKKLKAHSVQSVVENSRVEIRVDMTLQTDIEVKNNKPDIFVLDKMKNEITIIEVGVTSQDRLKQVEVEKLHKYDLLAGELAQIHKAKVTIVPVVLTWDGVVTKFYKSYMKKLNIEVPTKAYIQSVTIKKTLESMVVEYNMA, from the coding sequence ATGGCTAGCCAATGGGAACAATGGCCAAAGGCCGAGGCACTATATTGCTTGGCCCAGGATCGCAATTTGTTTTTCGGAGAGGCAAAGCCTAATTGTAACCATTGCGGCTCGGCAAGAAAAACCGTGGATCACCTAGCTACTCGATGTAGCAGAATGCTTCACGGGTCATACATGCGAAGACACAATGAAATTGTCAGATGCATACATCTACACGTCTGTCGTCAGTACGGAAtaaagaaatgcaagaaattgaaAGCACACTCAGTCCAGTCGGTCGTGGAAAATAGTCGTGTTGAAATACGAGTAGACATGACGTTGCAGACCGACATTGAAGTTAAAAACAACAAGCCAGACATTTTCGtgcttgataaaatgaaaaatgagataACGATAATCGAAGTCGGGGTCACATCCCAGGACAGGTTAAAGCAAGTCGAAGTAGAGAAACTCCACAAGTATGATCTACTTGCTGGAGAATTGGCACAGATTCACAAGGCAAAAGTCACGATAGTCCCTGTCGTATTGACATGGGATGGGGTAGTGACCAAGTTCTATAAGTCCTACATGAAAAAGTTGAATATAGAGGTCCCGACTAAGGCGTACATTCAATCAGTGACAATCAAGAAAACCCTGGAGAGCATGgtcgttgaatacaacatggcaTGA